CTTCACGCGCGGCATTATTCCCGGCGTGTCGGACGCCGACATGGGCAGCGTGCAATTGGGCGTGGTGGGGCTGGTCCTGATTCTCTTCATGCGTTGGCGGCCACAGGGCTTGTTCGGCGCGAGGGGCGCGCGATGACGCGCCTGGCGACGAACGGCATTTCGCTGTCCTACGGCGATTTCCAGGTGCTGGACGGCGTGACGCTGTCCATGAGCCTGGACGGGCTGCATGGGATGATCGGCCCCAACGGCGCCGGCAAAAGTACCTTGTTCGCGGTGCTCAGCGGCTTTCTGCGGCCATCCGCCGGCGAGGTCAGCTTCGACGGCACGGTGCTGCGCAAGGCCGATCCCGCCGCGCGCGCCCGCATGGGGCTGGGACGCACCTTCCAGATCCCGCGCGAATTCACGCACCTGACGGTGCGGCAGAACCTGATGGTGGGCCCGCGCGACCAGCCGGGGGAATCGCTGCTGCCGCTGTTCTTCGCCCCCGGGCGTGTGCGCCGCGCCGAAGCCGATATTGCCGACCGCGCGCAGCATATCCTGGACTTCCTCCGGTTGAACGCGGTGGCGGAAAAACCGGCCGGCGGCCTGTCCGGCGGCCAGAAGAAGTTGCTGGAGCTCGGCCGCGCGTTGATGTCGGAGCCGAAGTTCATCCTGCTCGACGAACCCTATGCGGGCGTGAACCCCGTCCTGATCGAAGAGATCTCGCAGCGCATACGCGAAATCAATGCCGAACGCGGCATCGGCTTTCTTATCATCGAGCACAACCTGATGGCGCTGAACCGCCTGGTCGGCGACCTGTACGTCCTGGACGGCGGACGCCTGCTGGCGCACGGCGAACCGGACCAAGTGCTGTCGGAGCCGCGCGTGCGCGAAGCCTATATGGGAGCGGCGATATGAACCCCGTCCTGCGCTTGTCGGATCTGCGCGGTGGGTACGGCGACGCCGATGTCCTGAAAGGCATAACGTTGCACGTGCTGCCGGGTGAAATCGTGACCATCGCCGGCACCAACGGCGCCGGCAAGTCGACCATCATCAAGGCCGTGATGGGGCTGCTGCCGCGCACCGCCGGCCAGGTCGTGCTGCGCGAGCGCGACGTCGCGGGCCTGAGCGTCGAATCGCGGCTGGAATGCGGCATCGGCTACGTGCCGCAGGTCGCCAACGTATTCGCCTCGCTGACCGTGCAGGAAAACCTGCTGGTGGTGCAGGGGGTGAAACGCCCGCGCGAACGCGCCGACGCGATGTACCAGATGTTTCCCGCGCTGGTGCGCCACCGCCGCCGCGCGGCCGGCACCCTGTCCGGCGGCGAGCGCCAGCAGCTGGCTTTCGCCCGCGCGCTGATGCGCGAGCCGGATATCCTGCTGCTGGACGAGCCCACGGCCGCGCTATCGCCGGCGCGCGTGGAGGAAATCTTCGCCTACGTGCGCGGCCTGCCGGCCGCGGGCACCACCGTGCTGATGGTGGAACAGCGCGCGCGCCAGTCGCTGGCGGTCAGCCAGCGCGGATACATCATCGACCAGGGCGTGGTCGCGATGGAAGGCGCGGCCGGGGAACTCCTGCGCGACACCCGGGCCGCGGATCTGTTCCTGGGCAAACACGATGCGTAGAACGGACAAAGCATGACGGAGCTTGTGGTGGTCGGCGCGGGGGTGATCGGCCTGGCCTGCGCGCGGCGCGCGCAGCGGCTGGGCTGGCGTGTCACCCTGCTGGACAGGGACTTCGAGGGCGACCGCGCCTCGCATGGCAACGCGGGCGGTATCGCGGTCAGCGAATCGACCCCCATCGCCGTGTCCGGCTTCAGCCTGAAGGCCGCGCGCTGGCTGCTGGATCCCTTGGGACCGCTGGCCATCCGTTTGCGCCATGCGCCGCGCCTCTTGCCCTGGCTGCGGGTCTTCAATCAGGTCGGCCGCCCCGATCATTTTCGCCGCATCTCGCGCGCGCTGGCCGCGCTGAACGAACGCGCGATGGGCGATCTGCTGCCCATGCTCGACGACGTGGGCCTGTCGGGCCAACTGCATCGGCGTGGCGCGCTGACCGTCTACGAATCCGAAGCCGCCTTCGCCGCCGACGCGCAGGAGTGGGCCTGGAAGCGCGAACTGGGTGTGCGCTGGTCCGCCGTGTCCATGGATGCGCTGCGCCAGCTGGAACCCGCGCTGGCGCCAGTGTTTCGCCATGCCGTCATGCTGGAGGACTGGGCCCACGTGGACGACCCGCTGAATATCGTTCGCGCGTTGCGCGAGCGCATCCGCGACGACGGCGGCAAGCTGGTCACGGCCGACGTCACGGCGCTATCCCTCGACGATCCGCTGCGCCCCGCGGCCGTGGACCGCGACGGCCGGCGCCACCCGGGCGATCGCCTGCTGGTGGCCGCGGGCGCGTGGTCCGGCGCGCTGGCGCGTTCGGCCGGCGACCGCGTCCTGCTTGAGAGCGAGCGCGGGTACAACACCACGCTGCCGGCCGCGACCGGGATGCTGGACCGGGAAGTCATCTTCGCGGAACGCAAGTTCGTGGCGACTCCGCTGGCGATCGGCCTGCGCATCGGCGGCGCCGCCGAATTCGCCGGCCTGCAGGCGCCGCCCAATTACCGCCGCAGCGACGCGCTGCTGGCCCTGGCGCGCCGGTATCTGCCGGGAATGGACGAGCGCGATGCGCGGCGCTGGATGGGGCATCGGCCCGCCACGCCGGACTCGCTGCCCGTCATCGGTCCCTCGCCCGCCTCTAAGCACCTGCTGTATGCCTTCGGCCATGGGCATCTGGGACTGACGCAGGCGGCGACCACGGGCGCCATCGTCGGCGCCCTGCTGGCCGGCGAGGACACAGGCGTCGACCTGCGGCCTTACTCGATTACCCGTTTCCAAAAGGCGAACCCGCTATGCTGATTCTGAAGAACGCCCGCGTACTGGACGCGCACCACAAGGACGACGACGGTCGCTACGATGTCGTGGTGGAGGGGGAGCGCATCCGCGAGGTCTCGCCCCGGCCGGTACAGGCCGGCAGCGACGACCAAGTCATCGATGTCGCCGGCCGCACGCTGATGCCGGGCATGATCGATTGCCACGTCCACGTGGTGGCGTCGATGGCCAACCTGGGCACCAACGCACGCATGCCGGCCGCTTTCGCCACGTTGCGCGCCGTACCCATCCTGGCGGCCATGTTGCGGCGTGGCTTCACCACCGTCCGCGATGCGGGAGGCGCCGATTACGCCTTGCGTCGCGCGGTGGAGGACGGCCTGATCGACGGCCCGCGATTGTTCATCGCCGGCAAGGCGCTCTCGCAGACGGGCGGCCATGGCGACTTCCGCGAGCGCATCGACCTGAGCGATCCGGACCCCTGTCCCTGCCACCGCAACCTGGGCGCCATCGCGCGGGTGGTCGACGGCGTGGACGCCGTGCGCAAGGCGGTACGCGAGGAGATGCGCGCGGGCGCCACGCATATCAAGATCATGGCCTCCGGCGGCGTGGCTTCGCCCACCGATCCCATCGGCAACCTGCAGTACTCGCGCGACGAGGTCGCCGCCATCGTGGAAGAAGCCGCCTCGCACCAGACTTACGTCATGGCGCACGCGTATACGGGCAAGGCGATCGCGCGCGCCGTCCAATTGGGCGTGCGGACCATCGAGCACGGCAACCTGGTCGACGACGCCGCCGCGGCCGCGATGGCCGAACACGGCGCGTATGCGGTGCCCACCCTGGTCACCTACGAGGCTTTGCACAAGGTGGGCGCGCAATATGGCGTGCCGCCGGAAGCCGTGGCCAAGATCGACGACGTGCGCCTGCAGGGCCTGCAATCCCTGGAGATATTCAGGCGCAATGGCGTGCGCATGGGCCTGGGGTCGGACCTGCTGGGCGAAATGCATACCTTCCAGAGCGACGAACTGCGTATCCGGTCGCAGGTATTGGGAAATTTCGAGGTGATCTGCCAGGCGACCGAAGTCGGGGCCGAAATCGTCGGACAGAAGAACAAGCTGGGCGTCATTGCGCCGGACGCGTTCGCCGACCTGCTGATCGTCGATGGCGACCCGGTTGCCGATATTTCCCTGCTGTGCGGCCAGGGCGAGCACCTGGCCATGGTGATGAAGGCGGGCAAACCCGTGCACCTGCGCTAAGACTTGGGTCCCGGCGTCCCGCGTGGGCATGGGTCCCGCGCTGCCGGGGTTTCTTCATTCTTTTTATCCTGGACTGAAATCATGAAAGTAAATTGGGCTGGTGTCTTTCCCGCCGTGACCACGAAGATGAAGGCGGATCAATCCCTGGACCATGACGCGATCGCGGCGGGCCTGGAACGGTTGATCGCCAACGGCGTGGGCGGCGTGGTGATGATGGGGATGGTGGGCGAGAACGCATCGCTGGCGCCCGAGGAAAAACTGACGGTCCTGCGCATCGCCAAGGAAACCGTCAAGGGGCGCGTGCCCATTGTGTCGGGACTGGCCGAAACCACGACCGCGGCCGCCGCGCGCTATGCCAAAGAGGCCGAACGCATCGGCGTGGATGGCCTGATGGTTTTCCCCGCGCTGACGTACAAGTCGGATGCGGCCGAAACCATGGCGTTCTACCGCGGCGTCGCGCGCGCCAGCGGCCTGCCCATCATGATCTATAACAATCCGCGCGGCTATGGCGTCGACATGACGCCGCAATTGCTGGAACAACTGGCCGACGAGCCGACGCTGGCCTGCGTCAAGGAAGAGACCTACGACACGACGCGCGTGACCGACATCTACGCGCAGCTGGGCGACCGCTACACGGTGTTCTGCGGCGTGGACGACCTGGTGCTGGAAAGCGTCGCGCTGGGTGTGAAGGGCTGGGTATCGGGTATGGCCAACGCGCTGCCCAAGGAGTCCGTGCAACTCCTCGATCTGGCGGTCAAGGGCGATTACGAGAATGCGCGTTCGCTGTATCGCAAGCTGATCAAGCTGTTCCACCTGGATACGCACGTCAAGCTGGTGCAGTACATCAAGCTGGCGGAAAACATCACCGCCGGGTATGCCGAAACCGTGCGCGAACCGCGCCTGCCCCTGACGGGCGCCGAACGCGAGGCCACGCTGGCGATCATCCATGAAACATTGGCGGCGCTGAAAGCGGCATGAGGCGGGCGCCGGACGGTTTCGTCCGGCAGCATGGGCTGGGTCAGGCCCTCGGATAGGCTCCGAATGTCGCGTTTCGGCCAAGTTCCGCGTTGAACGCTTCGGCGAAGTCCTTTGCGATCTTCGTGGCTACGACTTCCTTGAAGAACTGCGACGGGTCGCGCAGCAATGTGTCCAGTGCTTCCAGCTCGTTCATGGCCGCATTGCGTGCTTCCGGGGCGGCGCGGTCCGCCTTCGCGACCATCTGTTCGAATTTGGCCTTGAACGGCTTGCTATAGAAATAATGGCGTTCTTCGTTGGTCAGCCCGCCCAACGCCAGCTTGCTCCTGAAGTCGCTCAGGCTTATTGCGGTGGGTTTGCCGGTGTCTCTGCGGTGCTCGGCCAGCAGCGATGCGGCCTTGTCGTTCAACGCCATCAACTGTTCCCGGATGTGTACGCCCGTCATGGTGCCCAGCACGCTGGGAAGGGCGGGGTCGGCGTACAGCGGCGTATCGGGGGCGTTCAACCCGCTGTAGTAGCCCGCGATGGTGCTGTCCAGGTCCGCCGCCTGGCGGATGGCGCTGGCGGCGACTCCCTGATCGGGAAGCGGAGCCGGGTTGTTGCCGGGACTGTTGAACGTTGCGCCGATTTGCATGGGGTGGTCTCCTGTGTCGTGGCTGTCGGAAATGCGGTCCCGCACGATCGCGGGATGCGCTCGCTGGGTAGGTGACCGGGGTTTCGCGTTCCATGGGCTGACAGCAACCGGACCATTGCCGGGGGCGCGGCGTGGCATTGCGCACTGCAATATATTAATATCTATATCTTATATAAGAGTTCAACACCGTCCCCAATTTTAGGCCGGTCTTTTTCCGTCGCCCCCTCCGTCGCCTTCCGTCGCCGCATCATGTCCACGCCTACCGGCACCCTCGCTACCGCTTCAGCTCCGCCTTCCTCCGCTTCACCTCCCGCCAGCCTGACCCACCGCGAGATCATGCGCGTGATCGGCGGCATCGTGCTGTGCATCCTGTTGGCCGCCCTGGACCAGACAGTGGTGATCCCCGCCGTGCCCGCCATCGCCGCGGACCTGAACGGCTTCGGGCACTTGTCGTGGATCGTCGCGGCCTATCTGATCGCGGCCACGGTCACCACGCCCATCTACGGCAAGCTGTCCGACATTTATGGACGCCGGCAACTGCTGACGATTTCCATCGGCCTTTTCGTCGTCACCTCGGTGATGTGCGCGCTGGCGCAGACGCTGAACCAGTTGATCCTGTTCCGCACGCTGCAGGGCCTGGGCGGCGGCGGCCTGATGTCCCTGGCGCAGGCCGCCATCGCCGACGTCGTGGCGCCGCGCCAACGCGGCCGCTACCAGGGCTACCTGGCGGCGGTCTGGGGCGTGGCCTCGATCGCGGGACCGCTGGTGGGCGGCTATGTGTCCGAGCATCTGTCGTGGCGCTGGCTGTTCTGGCTGAACGTGCCGCTGGGCCTGTTTGCCATGTAT
The window above is part of the Bordetella genomosp. 11 genome. Proteins encoded here:
- a CDS encoding ABC transporter ATP-binding protein, with amino-acid sequence MTRLATNGISLSYGDFQVLDGVTLSMSLDGLHGMIGPNGAGKSTLFAVLSGFLRPSAGEVSFDGTVLRKADPAARARMGLGRTFQIPREFTHLTVRQNLMVGPRDQPGESLLPLFFAPGRVRRAEADIADRAQHILDFLRLNAVAEKPAGGLSGGQKKLLELGRALMSEPKFILLDEPYAGVNPVLIEEISQRIREINAERGIGFLIIEHNLMALNRLVGDLYVLDGGRLLAHGEPDQVLSEPRVREAYMGAAI
- a CDS encoding ABC transporter ATP-binding protein; translated protein: MNPVLRLSDLRGGYGDADVLKGITLHVLPGEIVTIAGTNGAGKSTIIKAVMGLLPRTAGQVVLRERDVAGLSVESRLECGIGYVPQVANVFASLTVQENLLVVQGVKRPRERADAMYQMFPALVRHRRRAAGTLSGGERQQLAFARALMREPDILLLDEPTAALSPARVEEIFAYVRGLPAAGTTVLMVEQRARQSLAVSQRGYIIDQGVVAMEGAAGELLRDTRAADLFLGKHDA
- a CDS encoding NAD(P)/FAD-dependent oxidoreductase is translated as MTELVVVGAGVIGLACARRAQRLGWRVTLLDRDFEGDRASHGNAGGIAVSESTPIAVSGFSLKAARWLLDPLGPLAIRLRHAPRLLPWLRVFNQVGRPDHFRRISRALAALNERAMGDLLPMLDDVGLSGQLHRRGALTVYESEAAFAADAQEWAWKRELGVRWSAVSMDALRQLEPALAPVFRHAVMLEDWAHVDDPLNIVRALRERIRDDGGKLVTADVTALSLDDPLRPAAVDRDGRRHPGDRLLVAAGAWSGALARSAGDRVLLESERGYNTTLPAATGMLDREVIFAERKFVATPLAIGLRIGGAAEFAGLQAPPNYRRSDALLALARRYLPGMDERDARRWMGHRPATPDSLPVIGPSPASKHLLYAFGHGHLGLTQAATTGAIVGALLAGEDTGVDLRPYSITRFQKANPLC
- a CDS encoding metal-dependent hydrolase family protein is translated as MLILKNARVLDAHHKDDDGRYDVVVEGERIREVSPRPVQAGSDDQVIDVAGRTLMPGMIDCHVHVVASMANLGTNARMPAAFATLRAVPILAAMLRRGFTTVRDAGGADYALRRAVEDGLIDGPRLFIAGKALSQTGGHGDFRERIDLSDPDPCPCHRNLGAIARVVDGVDAVRKAVREEMRAGATHIKIMASGGVASPTDPIGNLQYSRDEVAAIVEEAASHQTYVMAHAYTGKAIARAVQLGVRTIEHGNLVDDAAAAAMAEHGAYAVPTLVTYEALHKVGAQYGVPPEAVAKIDDVRLQGLQSLEIFRRNGVRMGLGSDLLGEMHTFQSDELRIRSQVLGNFEVICQATEVGAEIVGQKNKLGVIAPDAFADLLIVDGDPVADISLLCGQGEHLAMVMKAGKPVHLR
- a CDS encoding dihydrodipicolinate synthase family protein — protein: MKVNWAGVFPAVTTKMKADQSLDHDAIAAGLERLIANGVGGVVMMGMVGENASLAPEEKLTVLRIAKETVKGRVPIVSGLAETTTAAAARYAKEAERIGVDGLMVFPALTYKSDAAETMAFYRGVARASGLPIMIYNNPRGYGVDMTPQLLEQLADEPTLACVKEETYDTTRVTDIYAQLGDRYTVFCGVDDLVLESVALGVKGWVSGMANALPKESVQLLDLAVKGDYENARSLYRKLIKLFHLDTHVKLVQYIKLAENITAGYAETVREPRLPLTGAEREATLAIIHETLAALKAA